From Arthrobacter sp. FW306-2-2C-D06B, a single genomic window includes:
- the trxA gene encoding thioredoxin: MNQAIIQCPHCGKSNRVPAVADGRPRCGSCHRELPWVVVAGDDDFGEIAERSGVPVLVDFWAVWCGPCRMVSPVLDQLAHERAGQIKLVKVDVDHSPQLSARFAIQAVPTLMIIVDGKIVARQAGAAPAPVLRSWLEGALTT, encoded by the coding sequence ATGAACCAGGCCATCATCCAATGTCCGCATTGCGGCAAATCCAACCGCGTGCCGGCCGTCGCCGACGGCCGGCCACGCTGCGGGAGTTGCCATCGGGAGTTGCCTTGGGTTGTTGTGGCGGGCGACGACGACTTCGGCGAGATCGCGGAACGGTCCGGCGTTCCGGTATTGGTGGACTTTTGGGCGGTGTGGTGCGGACCCTGCCGAATGGTGAGCCCCGTGCTGGACCAGTTGGCACACGAGCGCGCGGGGCAGATCAAACTTGTAAAGGTCGATGTGGACCACTCACCGCAACTCTCCGCCAGATTTGCCATTCAGGCAGTGCCAACGTTAATGATCATCGTGGACGGCAAGATCGTCGCGAGGCAGGCCGGCGCAGCTCCCGCCCCTGTGCTGAGGTCCTGGCTGGAGGGGGCACTCACGACGTGA
- a CDS encoding carbonic anhydrase: MTNTISPSEAWHRLREGNARFVSGGALHPNQGASRRSELVNTQNPFAVIFGCSDSRLAAEIIFDLGLGDAFVVRTAGHVLDDAVLGSLEYSVSMLNVPLIVVLGHDSCGAVTATKDAVETGQMPPRFIRDLVERITPSVLTSLREGKAEVNDMVVEHAKQTVDRLLESSQVIASAVNDSSTAVIAVAYQLEEGRAQLISESSLV, translated from the coding sequence GTGACTAATACGATCAGCCCGTCCGAAGCATGGCATCGCCTACGTGAAGGCAACGCGCGTTTCGTCTCCGGAGGCGCGCTTCACCCGAACCAGGGCGCGTCGCGGCGCAGCGAACTGGTGAACACCCAAAACCCCTTCGCGGTGATCTTCGGCTGCTCGGACTCCCGTCTCGCCGCGGAGATCATCTTCGACCTCGGCCTAGGTGACGCATTCGTGGTCCGCACGGCCGGCCATGTCCTCGACGATGCGGTCCTGGGCTCCCTCGAGTACAGCGTTTCCATGCTCAATGTCCCGCTGATCGTTGTCCTGGGACACGACAGCTGCGGCGCCGTGACGGCCACCAAGGACGCAGTGGAGACCGGACAGATGCCTCCGCGCTTTATCCGGGATCTCGTCGAACGCATTACCCCCTCGGTGCTGACGTCGCTGCGGGAGGGTAAAGCGGAGGTCAACGACATGGTCGTCGAGCACGCCAAGCAGACCGTGGACCGGTTGCTGGAAAGCTCCCAGGTGATTGCCTCCGCTGTGAACGATTCCTCCACCGCCGTGATCGCCGTTGCGTACCAACTCGAAGAAGGCCGCGCCCAGCTCATCTCGGAATCCAGCCTGGTCTAG
- the fliG gene encoding flagellar motor switch protein FliG has protein sequence MQLSPTSAASLFAQFSESEAEEIAAEIVRLRRVSSSVASTAVNEFHEYVASGRRTARGGRDFAAGLLEASFGADKAAGLLDRLASTMAGKSFDFLEPMSPEQILALVDGELSQTMALILAHLRPSKASAVLAGLDDGQASEVARCIATMGPVAPEVVSIVAEVLKQRAGSVVSPGKSTENVGGIQPLVDILTRSDTRTERTVLDGLDNLDSELAGEVRAQMLTFKDIVRLERRDLQQILRGVSPELLATALKGAAAVVLEAVRNNISDRNREILEFEMANSGPVRASQVEEARAQIVRSIREETSNGTMVIRRADEEDYID, from the coding sequence ATGCAGCTGAGTCCTACCAGCGCCGCTTCCCTGTTTGCACAGTTTTCTGAGTCCGAGGCCGAGGAAATCGCCGCAGAAATCGTGCGGCTCCGCCGAGTTTCTTCCTCCGTGGCGAGCACAGCGGTCAACGAGTTCCATGAATATGTCGCCAGCGGCCGAAGGACGGCACGTGGTGGACGCGACTTCGCTGCCGGGCTTCTGGAAGCATCCTTCGGCGCCGACAAGGCCGCAGGCCTATTGGACCGGCTTGCATCGACCATGGCGGGAAAGTCGTTCGACTTCCTCGAACCCATGTCCCCCGAACAAATATTGGCGTTGGTTGACGGGGAGCTTTCACAAACCATGGCCCTGATCCTCGCGCACCTGCGGCCCAGCAAGGCCTCAGCCGTTCTGGCCGGCCTAGACGACGGGCAAGCCAGCGAAGTGGCGCGCTGCATCGCCACGATGGGGCCGGTAGCACCCGAAGTCGTGTCCATCGTGGCCGAAGTCCTGAAACAGCGCGCCGGTTCGGTGGTATCGCCAGGAAAGTCCACCGAAAACGTCGGCGGCATCCAACCACTTGTGGACATCCTCACCCGCTCTGATACCCGGACTGAGCGTACGGTCCTGGACGGGCTGGATAACCTTGATTCCGAACTCGCCGGCGAGGTCCGCGCCCAAATGCTGACGTTCAAGGACATCGTCAGGCTCGAACGGCGCGATCTCCAGCAGATCCTGCGTGGCGTCAGCCCGGAATTGCTGGCGACCGCCCTCAAGGGCGCCGCGGCCGTAGTCCTTGAAGCCGTCCGAAACAATATCTCCGATCGGAACAGAGAAATCCTGGAATTCGAAATGGCCAATTCGGGGCCCGTGCGGGCCTCGCAAGTCGAAGAGGCACGGGCACAGATCGTGCGCTCCATCCGCGAGGAAACCTCCAACGGAACCATGGTTATACGACGCGCGGACGAGGAGGACTACATCGACTAA
- a CDS encoding EAL domain-containing protein: MDHVNRCPLSPAGLWLLVVVYVDAAFALSIWLLPMVFGQEPWEGVDGPALVPALGTVLLVPVVLHAVWRLLRKQHDERAQAGIGRPGDCRAAGSLAADEVRERVEGVLTERTLMTAFQPIRCLGTGAVIGAEALTRFVTSPVRSAETWFADAASIGRGPDLEFLAMETALVAAAKLPPHLYIAINLSPAACLDSRLSEILQRSGVPAGRIVVEVTERSAVDDYEPLAAALARLRRSGLRVAVDDAGAGFASMRHILQLRPEVIKLDRTIIAGIDADPGQRALGMAMVSFATGIGAALIAEGIETDTELTTVTELGMNVGQGYLLGRPAVRPEDWAHWHNSSRRDVRANVQDT, encoded by the coding sequence ATGGATCACGTCAATCGCTGTCCGTTGTCTCCGGCCGGTTTGTGGCTGCTCGTTGTCGTGTACGTCGACGCTGCGTTCGCTCTGTCCATTTGGCTGCTGCCGATGGTGTTCGGCCAAGAACCCTGGGAGGGTGTCGACGGACCGGCCCTTGTCCCCGCTCTTGGGACCGTACTGCTGGTTCCGGTGGTCTTGCATGCTGTTTGGCGTCTTCTGCGGAAACAACATGATGAACGGGCGCAGGCTGGAATAGGTCGCCCAGGGGACTGCCGTGCAGCAGGCAGCCTTGCGGCTGATGAAGTCAGGGAGCGCGTCGAAGGCGTACTGACCGAGCGGACCTTGATGACGGCGTTCCAGCCGATCCGTTGCCTTGGCACGGGCGCCGTTATCGGGGCCGAAGCCCTCACGCGTTTTGTCACTTCACCGGTGAGATCGGCGGAGACATGGTTCGCCGACGCGGCCTCCATCGGGCGTGGTCCGGATCTCGAATTCCTGGCGATGGAAACTGCGCTCGTGGCCGCGGCCAAGCTCCCGCCCCACCTTTACATCGCCATCAACCTTTCACCCGCTGCGTGCCTCGACTCCCGGTTAAGCGAGATCCTGCAACGCTCCGGCGTGCCCGCGGGACGCATTGTGGTGGAGGTGACCGAACGCTCCGCTGTTGACGACTACGAGCCCCTCGCCGCAGCGCTGGCGCGCCTTCGACGCTCCGGGCTGCGCGTCGCCGTCGACGATGCGGGCGCTGGCTTCGCCTCCATGCGCCACATCCTTCAACTCCGGCCCGAGGTGATCAAACTGGACCGGACCATCATCGCCGGTATCGACGCCGACCCCGGCCAGAGAGCCCTTGGCATGGCCATGGTCAGCTTCGCAACAGGAATCGGCGCCGCACTGATCGCCGAAGGAATCGAGACAGACACAGAACTCACCACAGTCACTGAGCTCGGTATGAACGTTGGCCAAGGCTATCTCCTCGGCAGGCCCGCCGTCCGTCCCGAAGACTGGGCCCACTGGCATAACTCGTCGCGGCGGGATGTCCGGGCCAACGTCCAAGACACCTAG
- a CDS encoding helix-turn-helix domain-containing protein: MKQLQGLADIRENPLVRGLILPALSGWQRTGIGREAPRLQPIFRSMMTALVSSLLEAPAEPGDLKLARVMEIKRFIRRNYRNRALDVDEVVAYSFLSRRALYYLFEEEEFQVSGYIRALRTLEALELLSNANPWKRSLTDIANASGFTSLPAMRRAVRESTGISLRDVQENPEVLRIRAAELRKLIGL, from the coding sequence GTGAAACAGTTGCAGGGACTGGCCGACATCAGGGAAAACCCTCTGGTGCGAGGGTTGATCCTTCCGGCGCTGTCCGGCTGGCAGCGGACGGGAATTGGCCGGGAGGCGCCGCGTCTCCAGCCGATCTTCCGGTCCATGATGACCGCCCTGGTCAGCTCGCTGCTCGAAGCCCCCGCCGAACCCGGTGACCTGAAACTGGCCCGCGTCATGGAGATCAAGAGGTTCATACGCAGGAACTACCGGAACCGGGCCCTTGATGTGGACGAGGTTGTGGCCTACTCGTTTCTTTCACGCCGTGCCCTTTACTACCTCTTCGAGGAAGAAGAGTTCCAAGTCAGCGGATACATTCGCGCGCTGAGGACCCTGGAGGCCCTTGAGCTCCTCAGCAACGCAAACCCGTGGAAACGCTCCCTGACGGACATAGCGAACGCCAGCGGATTCACAAGCCTGCCAGCGATGCGGCGCGCTGTCAGAGAGTCAACCGGTATCTCTCTTAGAGATGTGCAGGAGAACCCGGAAGTACTTCGAATTCGAGCAGCCGAACTCAGAAAGCTGATCGGGCTGTAA
- a CDS encoding LacI family DNA-binding transcriptional regulator has translation MATIKDVAARAGVALGTASRVLSGSSQTSADSRSRVLAAAAELNYIANGPARSLRRSRTDVLGLLVSDIRNPFFSDLAHAAEQEAGRLGYTVLLANANEDQAKVDDYLRIFASQRIDGLLLSPQGGHSPQLELLRATGLPLVLLNRTVDGLDAPMFGTDNAGGVASVLDWLQRRGHRDVAFVGGPSTISTGAERLAAYRAGRESHGISMDDALIDTGDFLPGGAAKAMHRILDRGMRPTAVFGANGPTTLGVVRALRQRLGADWAANIAIVSFDDLDWFEFASPAISAVRNDAATIGRLGVAGLVDLINGRSVDSLRVPTEFFDRSAGMS, from the coding sequence GTGGCAACCATCAAAGACGTTGCAGCGCGCGCCGGAGTCGCGCTCGGAACGGCATCGCGCGTGCTCTCGGGAAGCAGCCAGACCTCGGCTGATTCTCGCTCACGCGTGCTGGCGGCCGCCGCAGAGCTGAATTACATCGCCAACGGGCCGGCACGCTCATTGCGCCGCTCCAGGACCGACGTGCTCGGCCTGCTGGTGTCAGACATCCGGAATCCCTTCTTCTCGGACCTTGCCCATGCCGCTGAGCAAGAGGCCGGAAGGCTCGGGTACACCGTGCTCCTTGCGAACGCCAACGAAGACCAGGCGAAGGTCGATGACTACTTGCGCATTTTCGCTTCGCAGCGCATCGATGGACTTCTGCTGTCTCCACAGGGCGGGCACTCACCGCAACTTGAATTGCTTCGGGCGACGGGGCTACCACTGGTGCTCTTAAACCGTACCGTGGACGGTCTCGACGCACCGATGTTCGGAACCGACAACGCCGGGGGCGTCGCTAGTGTGCTCGACTGGCTGCAGCGGCGTGGGCACCGAGATGTCGCATTTGTCGGCGGCCCGTCGACTATTTCCACTGGTGCCGAGCGCCTCGCCGCATACCGGGCGGGGCGCGAATCCCATGGAATCAGCATGGACGACGCACTCATCGACACCGGCGACTTCCTGCCCGGCGGCGCTGCGAAGGCAATGCACCGAATTCTCGACAGGGGCATGCGCCCAACCGCGGTGTTCGGCGCGAACGGCCCAACGACTTTGGGAGTGGTTCGCGCGCTTCGTCAACGCCTCGGCGCCGACTGGGCGGCGAACATCGCAATCGTTTCCTTCGATGACCTCGACTGGTTCGAGTTCGCGTCGCCGGCGATCAGCGCGGTTAGAAACGATGCGGCAACCATCGGACGGCTCGGAGTCGCGGGGCTCGTCGACTTGATTAACGGGCGCAGCGTGGATTCGCTGCGGGTCCCGACTGAGTTCTTCGATCGCTCCGCGGGCATGTCATGA
- a CDS encoding PfkB family carbohydrate kinase, whose amino-acid sequence MMNGTVVVFGSINADTSYRMTALPTPGETVIASTASASPGGKGANQAIAAAAAGAVTRMIGMVGDDSEAAAQLAALVLRGVDTSSVATRRGIATGRAIVFVDDSGENSIVVLPGANDLLDGDVAATGLAWISTGDVLVLQNEVPADANRAAARLARSRGATVIWNAAPAPTAAADLVDDVDLLVVNEHELKQISVILGIETIREGSGSSALGALLAECARALDADAICTLGSDGAMFFADGLLGSVPAPKVRAVDTTAAGDTVVGYLAAHAGLPLEERLRLAVAAGALAVTVVGASSSIPHLGDVEPLPVVATERTPA is encoded by the coding sequence ATGATGAACGGAACGGTTGTTGTCTTCGGCAGCATCAATGCCGACACGAGCTACAGAATGACGGCGCTCCCGACTCCCGGCGAAACGGTCATCGCCTCGACCGCGAGTGCGTCCCCTGGCGGCAAAGGGGCCAATCAGGCCATCGCCGCGGCGGCAGCCGGCGCAGTGACGCGCATGATCGGAATGGTCGGTGATGATTCCGAAGCCGCCGCTCAGCTTGCGGCACTCGTCTTGCGCGGCGTCGACACCAGTTCGGTCGCGACGCGCCGCGGAATCGCGACCGGCCGAGCGATCGTCTTCGTCGATGACTCGGGTGAGAACTCCATCGTCGTACTCCCGGGGGCCAATGACTTGCTCGACGGGGACGTGGCGGCGACCGGCCTCGCTTGGATCTCGACGGGTGATGTGCTCGTGCTGCAGAACGAAGTTCCGGCCGACGCAAACCGTGCCGCTGCCCGCCTGGCACGGTCCCGTGGCGCTACGGTCATTTGGAATGCAGCTCCTGCACCCACCGCGGCCGCAGATCTCGTGGACGACGTCGATCTCCTCGTCGTCAATGAACACGAGCTCAAGCAGATCAGTGTAATCCTCGGAATCGAGACCATCAGGGAGGGCTCGGGCAGTTCCGCGCTTGGCGCTCTGCTGGCCGAATGCGCACGCGCGCTGGATGCCGACGCCATCTGCACGCTCGGCTCTGACGGGGCGATGTTTTTCGCGGACGGACTGTTGGGTAGCGTCCCTGCTCCGAAGGTGCGAGCGGTCGATACCACCGCTGCTGGCGACACCGTCGTCGGCTATCTTGCCGCGCACGCGGGACTCCCGTTGGAGGAACGGCTTCGCCTGGCGGTCGCCGCGGGGGCCCTCGCCGTCACCGTCGTGGGAGCATCCTCATCCATCCCGCACCTCGGCGACGTCGAGCCTTTGCCCGTCGTCGCCACCGAAAGGACACCAGCATGA
- a CDS encoding RpiB/LacA/LacB family sugar-phosphate isomerase yields the protein MIVAVGADHAGFPIKQRVIEAIEQLGHTVIERGAISTEPVDFPDVTQETCAPVLDGSAERAVLVCGTGAGAIMAANKIPGIRCGLANESYSAHQMVEHDDANALALGAWLVPPAFIEAIVEQFLAATFDDDDDTRRRVEKLNALDNLRPAFAG from the coding sequence ATGATCGTTGCCGTGGGAGCAGACCACGCCGGATTTCCCATCAAACAGCGCGTGATCGAAGCCATTGAGCAACTCGGCCACACCGTGATCGAACGAGGCGCCATCAGCACAGAGCCCGTTGATTTCCCCGACGTGACACAGGAGACCTGCGCGCCCGTGCTTGACGGCAGCGCGGAGCGCGCAGTCCTGGTATGCGGAACGGGTGCCGGCGCCATTATGGCAGCCAACAAGATTCCCGGCATCCGGTGTGGTCTAGCCAACGAGTCATACTCCGCCCATCAAATGGTCGAACACGACGACGCAAATGCCCTTGCCTTGGGCGCCTGGCTGGTTCCACCCGCCTTCATCGAGGCGATCGTGGAACAGTTCCTTGCCGCAACATTCGACGACGACGACGACACGCGCCGCCGCGTTGAGAAGTTGAACGCCCTCGACAATCTCCGGCCAGCATTCGCCGGCTAA
- a CDS encoding MFS transporter, which yields MTTTTSIPQKSALGSKDRNKTAFAAALGTSVENYDFIAYGTASALYFSAVFFPQSDRFIGTLLSFATLAVGFLMRPLGGAVGGYLADKFGRKPVLVGAMLVMGGATCLIGLLPTYAQVGVIAPVLLVIIRMIQGLAFGAEWGGAITMTYEHAPWNRRGMYAAIPQAGNPLGIALASAMFLISARLEGDMAWRVPFLFSAVLVVVALVVRSRLSESPEFEAAKAEGKIEKNPFLTTLRRDWHSILRVIALRMVESFAYYSTATFLLSYLSQRFPDIRPTALGSITAASIVAIVVTFAMGALTDKVGRRPIYIVACLAAILFAFPMYLLTNDGTPALVIAVFIFGIGIVHASLTGVQGSLLTEQFGTSTRTSGASLGYQIAAAIGGFAPLLATLLVGRIGWPGASLLYMLAAIIGLIGILVTKETYSRAERARVTALVAAEKRQGA from the coding sequence ATGACGACAACGACCTCGATTCCGCAGAAATCTGCGCTCGGATCGAAAGACCGCAACAAGACTGCATTCGCCGCCGCTCTGGGGACGAGCGTAGAGAACTACGACTTCATTGCCTATGGCACGGCCTCCGCACTGTATTTCAGCGCGGTCTTCTTTCCCCAGAGTGACCGTTTCATTGGAACGCTCCTCTCCTTCGCCACACTCGCGGTCGGCTTCCTCATGCGGCCCCTCGGCGGCGCGGTCGGCGGTTACCTCGCCGACAAGTTCGGCCGCAAGCCGGTTCTCGTCGGCGCGATGCTGGTGATGGGAGGGGCAACCTGCCTCATCGGGCTCCTGCCCACCTACGCCCAGGTCGGTGTCATTGCACCGGTGCTCTTGGTCATCATCCGGATGATCCAGGGCCTCGCGTTTGGAGCCGAATGGGGCGGTGCCATCACGATGACATATGAGCATGCGCCATGGAACCGCCGTGGCATGTACGCCGCTATTCCTCAGGCCGGAAACCCTCTTGGCATCGCACTCGCGAGCGCGATGTTCCTCATCAGCGCGCGCCTTGAAGGAGACATGGCTTGGCGGGTGCCGTTCCTCTTCAGCGCCGTCCTCGTCGTCGTTGCCCTGGTCGTCCGTTCACGATTGTCGGAGTCGCCCGAATTCGAAGCGGCCAAGGCTGAGGGAAAGATCGAAAAGAACCCGTTCCTCACAACACTTCGTCGTGACTGGCACAGCATCCTCCGCGTGATCGCCCTGCGCATGGTGGAGTCGTTTGCCTATTACTCGACTGCCACCTTCCTGCTCAGCTACCTTTCCCAGCGCTTCCCCGACATTCGCCCCACAGCACTCGGCTCCATCACCGCGGCCAGCATCGTGGCGATCGTCGTCACATTCGCCATGGGGGCGCTCACTGACAAGGTGGGCCGTCGGCCGATCTACATCGTGGCTTGCCTCGCGGCAATCCTGTTCGCGTTCCCGATGTACCTGCTCACAAATGACGGCACACCGGCACTTGTCATCGCCGTGTTCATCTTCGGCATCGGTATCGTGCACGCTTCGCTCACCGGCGTGCAGGGCTCGCTGCTCACTGAACAGTTCGGCACCTCGACGCGCACGTCCGGTGCTTCGCTCGGCTATCAGATCGCCGCTGCGATCGGCGGGTTCGCGCCACTTCTCGCAACTCTGCTCGTCGGCCGGATTGGCTGGCCTGGAGCTTCATTGCTCTACATGCTGGCAGCCATCATCGGGCTGATCGGCATTCTGGTGACCAAAGAGACGTACAGCCGCGCAGAGCGGGCCCGCGTCACCGCCCTAGTCGCCGCGGAGAAACGACAGGGGGCCTGA
- a CDS encoding aldo/keto reductase family protein, translating into MEFRYLGNSGFKISEITFGNWLTHGSQVENDTATACVRAALDAGISTFDTADVYANTAAETVLGNALNGERRESLEIFTKVFGPTGPKGHNDLGLSRKHIMESINGSLRRLQTDYVDLYQAHRYDFETPLEETMQAFADIVRQGKALYIGVSEWTVEQIRDGHSLAKDLGFQLISNQPQYSMLWRVIESEVVPASEELGLSQIVWSPMAQGVLSGKYQPGKPAPEGSRATDAKGGAQMIKRWMSNEVLTGVQKLKPIAEEAGLTMAQLSIAWVLQNQNVASAIIGASRPEQVAANVDASGVKLDQEIMDKIDTAIGSLAERDPARTKDSSPATREA; encoded by the coding sequence ATGGAATTCAGGTACCTTGGCAACTCCGGCTTCAAGATCTCGGAAATCACGTTCGGCAACTGGCTGACCCACGGCTCCCAGGTCGAGAACGACACCGCCACCGCATGCGTCCGGGCAGCGCTCGACGCCGGAATCAGCACCTTCGACACGGCCGATGTCTATGCCAACACTGCGGCCGAGACCGTCCTCGGCAACGCCCTGAACGGCGAACGCCGGGAATCCCTGGAGATCTTCACGAAGGTATTCGGTCCCACCGGGCCCAAGGGCCACAACGATCTCGGGCTCTCCCGCAAGCACATCATGGAATCCATCAACGGCTCCCTCAGGCGCCTGCAGACTGATTACGTGGACCTCTACCAGGCCCACCGCTACGATTTCGAGACCCCGCTGGAAGAAACCATGCAGGCCTTCGCGGACATCGTGCGGCAAGGCAAAGCCCTGTACATCGGCGTGAGCGAATGGACAGTGGAGCAGATCCGTGACGGCCACTCACTGGCCAAAGATCTGGGATTCCAGCTGATATCCAACCAGCCGCAGTACTCGATGCTCTGGAGGGTCATCGAGTCCGAAGTGGTCCCGGCGTCGGAAGAACTCGGACTCTCCCAGATCGTGTGGTCCCCCATGGCCCAGGGCGTCCTGAGCGGCAAATACCAGCCCGGAAAACCTGCTCCCGAGGGCAGCCGCGCCACCGACGCCAAGGGCGGAGCGCAGATGATCAAGCGTTGGATGTCCAACGAGGTCCTGACCGGCGTCCAGAAGCTCAAACCGATCGCGGAAGAGGCCGGACTGACCATGGCCCAGCTCAGCATCGCCTGGGTCCTGCAGAACCAGAACGTGGCCTCGGCCATCATCGGCGCGTCCCGGCCCGAGCAGGTCGCGGCCAACGTGGACGCATCCGGAGTGAAACTGGATCAGGAGATCATGGACAAAATCGACACCGCAATCGGCTCCCTCGCCGAACGCGACCCCGCCCGGACCAAAGATTCCTCACCCGCCACCCGGGAAGCATAA
- a CDS encoding aldo/keto reductase encodes MKQRVLGKTGRSVSVVGLGTWQLGADWGNVDPKEANDILEAAVDSGVTFFDTADVYGDGQSEQTIGAYLAANRGLDIMVATKIGRRMEQKPENYTLANFRQWVDRSRRNLQTECLDLVQLHCPPTPVYSRPEVYDALETLVSEGAIKDYGVSVERTDEALEAIKHGAVTVQIILNAFRLKPLDEVLPAAKDAGVGIIARVPLASGLLSGKYSKDTVFAENDHRKYNRNGAAFDVGETFSGVDFEQGLKAVEEFKKLVPPGATTAQAAIAWIAAQDGVSTVIPGARNPEQARSNAATTQILDHLGPDFENSVREIYDTYFRETIHPLW; translated from the coding sequence ATGAAGCAGCGAGTATTGGGCAAGACAGGGCGGTCTGTCTCCGTTGTGGGGCTGGGCACATGGCAGCTAGGTGCCGACTGGGGAAACGTGGATCCGAAGGAAGCCAACGACATCCTGGAAGCCGCAGTGGACTCCGGGGTGACGTTTTTTGATACGGCGGATGTCTACGGCGACGGACAAAGCGAGCAAACCATCGGGGCGTACCTCGCTGCCAACCGTGGACTGGACATCATGGTCGCCACCAAAATCGGGCGGCGGATGGAACAGAAACCGGAGAACTACACACTGGCCAACTTCCGGCAGTGGGTTGACCGTTCCCGGCGGAACCTCCAGACGGAGTGCCTGGACCTCGTCCAGCTGCATTGTCCTCCCACCCCGGTTTACAGCCGCCCGGAAGTCTACGATGCGCTGGAGACGCTCGTCAGTGAAGGCGCGATCAAGGACTACGGTGTCAGCGTTGAGCGGACCGATGAAGCACTCGAGGCCATCAAGCACGGCGCGGTCACCGTCCAGATCATTCTGAACGCCTTCAGACTCAAACCCCTGGATGAGGTCCTGCCCGCGGCCAAGGACGCAGGAGTCGGCATCATCGCCAGGGTCCCTCTGGCCTCCGGCCTGCTCTCGGGCAAGTACTCCAAGGACACAGTATTTGCCGAAAATGACCACCGGAAATACAACCGGAACGGTGCAGCATTCGACGTCGGAGAGACCTTCTCTGGAGTCGACTTTGAACAGGGCCTCAAAGCGGTTGAAGAATTCAAAAAGCTTGTCCCGCCCGGAGCAACGACGGCCCAAGCGGCCATCGCCTGGATCGCGGCACAAGACGGGGTCAGCACTGTCATACCAGGGGCCCGAAACCCCGAACAAGCCCGCTCCAACGCCGCCACCACCCAAATACTGGACCACCTGGGCCCGGACTTTGAGAACAGCGTCAGGGAAATCTACGACACGTACTTCCGCGAGACGATCCATCCTCTCTGGTAA
- a CDS encoding TspO/MBR family protein, giving the protein MSAEPQQTSGPPTTARMGFAREVTALLGFLALSCTVSLLGSAAILGNASGWYATANKAPWTPPGWVFGSVWTMLYTAMAVASWLVWRQRSAKTRAAMTAYGIQMALNLAWAPTFFGMYPVWGDTALWLALLLIAALAMTVAATVILFGPINTTAGLLMLPYISWIVFSASLNFYAAANN; this is encoded by the coding sequence GTGTCGGCTGAACCCCAACAGACGAGCGGGCCGCCTACGACCGCCCGGATGGGTTTCGCGCGCGAAGTCACGGCACTTTTGGGATTTCTAGCTCTCTCCTGCACGGTCTCTTTGCTGGGGTCCGCGGCCATCCTTGGCAACGCCTCCGGCTGGTACGCGACGGCAAACAAAGCGCCCTGGACGCCGCCGGGCTGGGTTTTTGGTTCGGTCTGGACGATGCTGTACACCGCGATGGCTGTCGCTTCCTGGCTGGTCTGGCGCCAAAGGTCAGCCAAAACCCGCGCAGCCATGACGGCGTACGGTATCCAAATGGCGCTCAATCTGGCGTGGGCACCCACCTTCTTCGGCATGTACCCCGTATGGGGCGACACCGCACTATGGCTGGCCCTCCTCCTCATCGCCGCACTGGCGATGACCGTGGCAGCCACCGTCATCCTCTTCGGTCCCATAAACACAACAGCCGGACTGCTCATGCTGCCCTATATTTCCTGGATCGTGTTCTCGGCCAGCCTGAACTTCTATGCCGCAGCCAACAATTGA